GGATGAAATTGCAAACGCTGCAAATGTGAGCCGCGCACTCATCGTCCAACACTTTGGAAGCAAAGAGAATCTTTATGAAGCGCTGATAGATTATCTCTTCTGCGATCATCCCATGGAAAAAGACCCAGCAATCAAAGCCTATGCTGAGCGGAAAGATGATCGTGGTGTTTTTATGGCATATTGCGAACATGCCTATGATCACATGGTGGCAGAACAAACTGAATCCCCCTTGAAATTGGTCATGTTCAGTATGCTTGAAAAACCGGATTTATATACAAAACATTTCCAAAAGAGGAAAATCAAAGGGATTGAAGTGCTGGAAGAATATGTTTCTAACAGAATTAAAGACAATGTGTTCAAGAGCGTTGACCCATTTTATGTAGCTCTTGCTTTTTCTTCCATGATTACCCAGCTTTTATTAGAAACTTCCGTATTGAAAACCATACGGAACAGGGATGAATTCCTCAATATAACAGGAACAATGGTAGATCTTTTTTTAAACGGACTAACACGGGAGAGAGGTGTACTATGAAATGCCAAAAATGTGGAACTTTAATTGCTGATGAAACTGATGCATATAAACATGGAGATCAGAGTCTTTGCGAGGACTGCTATCTGGATATTGTGGCAACACCCAAGACTTGTGACCCCTGGGCGGTCTACACGGCAAAAAGTCTAACCAAGGAAAAACCGGTTTTAACACCGATACAAGAAAAAATCCTGTCCCTGGTTGAGGAAAAACCAGGTACGGCAGAAGAAATTTGTGCAGAACTGGGGATAACTGAAAGCGAATTTCGATTAAACTTTACCCCCCTCAGGCACATGGAACTTGCCCGGGCATGCAAGGTGGACAACAGGGTTTGTTATACACTTTTTAACCGGTAAGAATTTTCCTTATCAGAATAACCACCGCAAGAAACAGCCCCCCGTCCTGTTACTTTAACAGCATGGCCGGACCAAATGGCTCGGCCATTTATGCCCCTTGGGTATTTATGCCCGTTGGGTATTTATGCCCCTTGGGTACAACAAAGCAAATAAAAATCACAACCGTGGCGAAATGATCTTCAACCCGGATTTCTCATGAGTTCAGGCTGCGCCAGGTTCAAAGTTCCCGGAGTCTTCGCTTACCTGGCAGCGAATTATAGTGATCTATATTTACTGCCGAAATACTGCAGAAGATGGCGTCGCCTGGACTGACCTCTGGTGAACATTGTGTAAATTTTTCTGGGTCACTGATAATTGTCTTATTGTTTGTGTTCTATAATTATTCTCAAAATTGACACAATGTTCATGAGGAATGCGGGTTAACTGCTTGATTTTCAGCTAAACAAGAACACTTTTTTCTTTTCAGCCTGTCTCACTCCCTCAGGAGAGCCAGAATCAGACCGAAAAACCCTGTTTCATTCTGTTGATACTGCCAGCCCAGGTGAACCCCACAATTCCTGCAGAGGGAGAAACGCCATACATACCCCTTAAACCATGTGAATTCACTGGTTGCCGGTCCCGCCTGTACACATCCCCCGGCATTACGAAAACAACCGAGATGGAAAACCACCCCGGCAGGATTAAAAAAAGTGTGTTCATGGGCTCCATTGACTTCTATTGCCTGTTCCTTTCCGGTGATACCATATCCGCATGGTCTGCAGAAAAGAGCTTTTTCCTTCCGTTCCCCTGTTTCATTCTCTCCATCGATTAGAGAATCAAGTGCATTTTCAGGGAGAGTCTTTCCACGAAATTCGTACAATAGATGGCAACTTTCCATAGCGATTCTTACGCTTTTGTATAATACTCCACAATGGACCAAACCAGCTCCGAAATGGTATATTCTTCTGCTTGAACAGTAACTTGCAGTCCATTATCCGTAATAGTTTTCGCGGTTATCGGCCCTATGGCCGCAATATCAACCCCTTCCATAAGCCGTTCAAGTTCATCCTGGCTTTCGGCATCCACCATGGAAAGAAAATTTCTAACGGTAGAAGAACTGGTGAAGGTGACCATATCGATCCGCCCCATCTCCAGATCAGCCCGCAGGCTCTTTTTTGGCTGGATAGCAGGACAATTCTGGTATACAGGGGCAACTGTGACCTGGGCACCTGCTCCCCGTAATGTTTCCGGCAGTATTTCTCGGGCTTTCAGGGCACGGGGAATGAGGATATTCC
The DNA window shown above is from Desulfomarina profundi and carries:
- a CDS encoding cereblon family protein, whose protein sequence is MESCHLLYEFRGKTLPENALDSLIDGENETGERKEKALFCRPCGYGITGKEQAIEVNGAHEHTFFNPAGVVFHLGCFRNAGGCVQAGPATSEFTWFKGYVWRFSLCRNCGVHLGWQYQQNETGFFGLILALLRE
- a CDS encoding helix-turn-helix domain-containing protein, coding for MKCQKCGTLIADETDAYKHGDQSLCEDCYLDIVATPKTCDPWAVYTAKSLTKEKPVLTPIQEKILSLVEEKPGTAEEICAELGITESEFRLNFTPLRHMELARACKVDNRVCYTLFNR
- a CDS encoding TetR/AcrR family transcriptional regulator, translated to MRNKRLTAEQRREQILRKVKELCTNKGFAGTTLDEIANAANVSRALIVQHFGSKENLYEALIDYLFCDHPMEKDPAIKAYAERKDDRGVFMAYCEHAYDHMVAEQTESPLKLVMFSMLEKPDLYTKHFQKRKIKGIEVLEEYVSNRIKDNVFKSVDPFYVALAFSSMITQLLLETSVLKTIRNRDEFLNITGTMVDLFLNGLTRERGVL